Proteins encoded in a region of the Megalops cyprinoides isolate fMegCyp1 chromosome 3, fMegCyp1.pri, whole genome shotgun sequence genome:
- the LOC118774440 gene encoding syntaxin-1A-like, which yields MKDRLEELRGHQEDNDELYLDADVYIPGYANPAYSEELPPRLQEFFTDVCRLSAELDKLDQLSEEIHRRQDQVLCSTTKEEVCGEKQVLAQLKGDFSCHARGVREILVRMKEQEAGAGTGAGAGVGPHKDSAEGRIRQCQFNALLRRHTQAVAQHYTWETEYVGRLREQIARQTQLAGLQLGEEEIQGLVEGPHALRLVGTDIPALEEARRQLALAQERHRHLLALEEQVVELHGLFLALAVIATEQQEQLDRVEYNVMRAVDYAAESIQEVKKALQYKRRSRLAALASAALGLCTCCGCLSCMSRGLP from the coding sequence ATGAAGGACAGGCTGGAGGAGCTCAGGGGACACCAGGAGGACAACGACGAGCTCTACCTGGATGCGGACGTCTACATCCCTGGCTACGCCAACCCAGCCTACAGCGAGGAGCTCCCGCCCCGGCTGCAGGAGTTCTTCACAGATGTGTGCCGGCTCTCAGCCGAGCTGGACAAGCTGGACCAGCTCTCAGAGGAGATCCACCGGCGGCAGGACCAAGTCCTGTGCAGCACCACCAAGGAGGAGGTGTGCGGGGAGAAGCAGGTCCTGGCTCAGCTGAAAGGGGACTTCTCCTGCCACGCAAGGGGCGTCAGGGAGATTCTGGTACGTATGAAGGAGCAGGAGGCTGGGGCAGGGACGGGGGCTGGGGCGGGGGTGGGCCCGCACAAAGACAGCGCCGAGGGCCGGATCCGGCAGTGCCAGTTCAACGCCCTCCTGCGGCGCCACACGCAGGCCGTGGCGCAGCACTACACCTGGGAAACGGAGTACGTGGGGCGGCTGCGCGAGCAGATCGCCCGGCAGACGCAGCTGGCCGGGCTGCAGCTGGGCGAGGAGGAGATCCAGGGACTCGTGGAGGGCCCCCACGCCCTGCGGCTAGTGGGCACCGACATTCCGGCCCTGGAGGAGGCCCGTCGGCAGCTGGCCCTGGCCCAGGAGAGGCACCGGCACCTGCTGGCCCTGGAGGAGCAAGTGGTGGAGCTCCACGGCCTTTTTCTCGCCCTGGCGGTCATCGCCActgagcagcaggagcagctggaccGTGTGGAGTACAACGTCATGCGTGCTGTTGACTACGCAGCCGAGTCCATCCAGGAGGTGAAAAAGGCCCTGCAGTACAAGCGGAGGTCCCGGCTGGCCGCTCTCGCCTCTGCCGCCTTGGGCCTGTGCACCTGCTGCGGGTGTCTGAGCTGCATGTCTCGGGGCCTGCCCTGA